Proteins encoded together in one Streptomyces umbrinus window:
- a CDS encoding transposase family protein encodes MVIYPAALDLPHALVEWVTMLIVTREGDRRCKLSPHQRALVALVYLRRHDALARIAAGFGVSETLAECDRVGDSRADYSAKHRRHGVNVQVVTDPAGEVLWISPALPGRAHDLTAARTHHIIRICERQGIPALADRAYQGAGPWVTTGLKRPPGGELTLTQRTVNRALAAARAPVERGMARLKAWQIFRRARISPNRMTVIAKAVLTLERQR; translated from the coding sequence TTGGTCATCTACCCTGCCGCACTCGACCTGCCCCATGCTTTGGTCGAGTGGGTCACGATGCTTATCGTCACCCGTGAGGGCGACCGGCGGTGCAAACTGTCGCCGCACCAACGCGCGCTCGTCGCTCTGGTGTACCTACGGCGTCACGACGCCCTCGCCCGGATCGCGGCCGGCTTCGGGGTATCCGAAACCCTCGCCGAGTGCGACCGTGTCGGTGACAGCCGGGCGGACTACTCGGCCAAGCACCGCCGGCACGGCGTGAACGTTCAGGTCGTGACCGACCCCGCCGGTGAGGTGCTGTGGATCTCACCCGCGCTGCCGGGCCGCGCGCACGACCTGACCGCCGCCCGCACCCACCACATCATCCGGATTTGCGAACGACAAGGCATCCCGGCCCTTGCCGACCGCGCCTACCAGGGCGCCGGCCCCTGGGTCACCACCGGACTCAAACGCCCACCGGGCGGCGAACTCACCCTCACCCAGCGCACCGTCAACCGGGCCCTGGCAGCGGCCAGGGCACCGGTCGAACGCGGCATGGCACGACTGAAGGCTTGGCAGATCTTCCGCAGAGCTCGCATCAGCCCCAACCGTATGACCGTCATCGCCAAAGCCGTCCTCACCCTGGAGAGGCAACGCTGA
- a CDS encoding ATP-binding protein — protein sequence MSALTPQATAVVRTFAQRLSSTRRGARLARLLAVERLQAWQVSLAVTERAEQVVAELAANAALHGRVQGRDFQVALTLDEATGTVRCSVTDARGEQLPVIPAADAANESGRGLLLVSALADRWGTDPYPPSGKTVWAEMSPRSC from the coding sequence ATGAGCGCCCTCACGCCCCAAGCCACCGCCGTCGTACGCACTTTCGCCCAGCGGCTGTCCTCCACCCGCCGCGGCGCACGCCTCGCCCGGCTGCTCGCCGTCGAGCGGCTCCAGGCCTGGCAGGTGTCACTCGCCGTCACCGAACGCGCCGAACAGGTCGTGGCCGAACTCGCTGCCAACGCCGCGCTGCACGGCCGCGTCCAGGGCCGCGACTTCCAGGTCGCCCTCACCCTGGACGAGGCGACCGGCACAGTACGCTGCTCGGTCACGGACGCACGCGGCGAACAACTTCCAGTCATTCCCGCGGCCGACGCGGCGAACGAGTCCGGCCGCGGCCTACTCCTGGTCTCCGCCCTCGCCGACCGCTGGGGCACGGATCCCTATCCGCCGAGCGGCAAGACCGTGTGGGCGGAGATGAGTCCGCGGTCGTGCTGA
- a CDS encoding caspase family protein, giving the protein MKQTKTVVVSIGVSEYAGSRQLEDIPCAHQDAHNLHKSLRLGLGEAYDMWRSVTMLDPSANEALAVLTSTSRGLRDEELLVVYFSGHARLRRSVLSLAFSDALDDGRGHLSISELARSCAEVRASLILDCCHSGAAASMANRPDILSPTAISVLASSAAFSTAVHLPEGSPFTTDLIKVLEDASVIGAELSLVTLAKELNSGKGALEKCVVNIAEGDEDVVLLQEQRDAVGARETADRFVSRLESVDRAARELMWYSAAELPRAYQSVLVGEVFSAGIAGEASWLTRRAVGSFLDRQPGHSRIRNEVAGDLINSENWMEVCAGLIGARRLFATDADLRTAALNVLVSRAPANATWLASMYLTDCREFDFDSTERSQLAKTSWGITEILEHFRAAGKDREWLSHWALDLATATRDDSVLAEVATHLRLNGLFVPAGTDVTQVAEEPLSTYLYSLAPRGKLVSSSGKWLLSSLFGNWRRDGRSNLRTYAASRRPSAVLKSLERMGALPAVALRTAVLSDPWTAEHPDRVETVLSWGLVDEYPWVRQAAVELASDGRIGPITEQLIDMARRPGLFDLLLTLKDRDGGAGSLLELLELTPVERAALTRDGC; this is encoded by the coding sequence GTGAAACAGACGAAAACGGTAGTGGTGTCCATAGGTGTGTCGGAGTATGCCGGCAGCCGACAACTTGAAGATATCCCCTGCGCACACCAGGACGCACATAATCTTCACAAAAGTCTGCGTCTTGGGCTTGGCGAAGCGTATGACATGTGGAGAAGCGTCACAATGTTGGACCCGTCTGCCAACGAAGCGCTTGCCGTCCTAACGTCGACGTCCAGGGGCCTGCGTGACGAAGAACTGCTGGTCGTCTACTTCAGTGGCCATGCCCGGCTTCGCAGAAGCGTCCTGTCCTTAGCCTTCTCCGACGCGCTGGATGATGGCCGAGGTCACCTCTCGATATCTGAGCTGGCCCGTAGCTGCGCCGAGGTGAGAGCCTCGTTGATACTTGATTGCTGTCATTCCGGGGCTGCCGCAAGTATGGCCAACAGGCCCGATATCCTCAGCCCCACGGCGATCTCTGTCCTGGCATCGAGTGCAGCGTTTTCCACCGCAGTCCACCTGCCCGAGGGGAGCCCTTTCACGACGGATTTGATCAAGGTGCTAGAAGATGCTTCCGTGATCGGGGCGGAACTTTCACTCGTTACTTTGGCCAAGGAGTTGAACTCGGGTAAGGGTGCACTGGAAAAATGTGTCGTAAATATTGCTGAGGGTGATGAGGATGTCGTCCTTCTTCAGGAGCAACGCGATGCGGTCGGCGCCAGAGAAACAGCTGACAGGTTCGTCAGTCGACTTGAGAGCGTGGACCGGGCGGCTCGGGAGTTGATGTGGTACTCGGCAGCCGAACTTCCCCGAGCATATCAATCCGTTCTGGTCGGCGAAGTGTTCTCGGCGGGCATTGCTGGCGAGGCAAGCTGGCTTACCCGACGTGCGGTCGGGTCATTCTTGGACCGCCAGCCGGGGCACTCTCGCATTCGAAACGAAGTCGCTGGCGACCTGATCAATTCGGAGAATTGGATGGAGGTCTGTGCCGGTCTGATCGGTGCTCGCCGCCTTTTCGCCACCGACGCCGACCTCCGTACGGCGGCGCTGAACGTTCTCGTCTCTCGCGCCCCGGCTAATGCGACGTGGCTAGCCAGCATGTACCTAACTGATTGCAGAGAGTTCGACTTCGACTCCACCGAGCGCAGTCAACTGGCGAAAACTTCTTGGGGCATTACAGAGATCCTTGAGCATTTTCGCGCGGCCGGGAAGGACCGGGAGTGGCTGTCACATTGGGCCCTGGACCTGGCGACGGCCACTCGGGACGATAGCGTACTTGCAGAAGTCGCCACGCACCTGAGACTCAATGGACTCTTTGTCCCAGCCGGTACAGATGTTACTCAAGTCGCCGAGGAGCCACTCTCCACGTACTTGTACTCTTTGGCGCCACGGGGAAAGCTGGTGTCATCGAGCGGCAAGTGGTTGCTGTCAAGCCTGTTTGGCAACTGGCGACGGGACGGCAGGTCGAACCTTCGGACATACGCTGCCAGTAGACGTCCGAGTGCCGTCCTGAAAAGCCTTGAACGCATGGGAGCTCTTCCTGCGGTCGCCTTGCGCACGGCGGTCTTGTCGGACCCTTGGACCGCTGAGCACCCGGATCGAGTAGAGACCGTCCTGAGCTGGGGTCTCGTGGACGAGTACCCGTGGGTTCGCCAGGCGGCGGTGGAACTGGCCTCCGACGGGCGGATCGGGCCGATCACCGAACAGCTCATCGACATGGCCAGACGCCCTGGCCTGTTCGATCTTCTGCTGACCCTCAAAGATCGTGATGGCGGCGCGGGGTCATTGCTCGAGCTTCTCGAATTGACACCGGTCGAGCGGGCCGCGTTGACCCGGGATGGCTGCTGA
- a CDS encoding AAA family ATPase has translation MEFGTPHLGSIKGGSAAKHIMYHHVSGEWRLAAPLRGMDPQDAWAELRGQFVRAFEAVGAGDFEALDDLEVLRFGPTLVTKSLATYFPQHFLPIYAAEHLRRFVTLLAGAAEADAPAWRRNRQLRELVGERVEFEGWTGQEVMRFLYTHFDPRPRQRTIWKIAPGERGRLWEECRDGGFICVGWGELGDLGQYQSDTELKQALDEHWPRSSGGSLTLARRLLAFRDLEAGDRVVANRGMDEILATGTVDGNYRFEPDRPEFPQVVSVNWDVSHAQKLSKPQHGWRSTFAKVDPALFAKFTAHHADSSPDLGQAQAGVPVTLPEDVQAVLDALERKGQVILHGPPGTGKTRLALGAALALAGRADMLGADARQRAKAQAEMLHGDRIHLVTFHPSYGYEDFVEGFKPDLSATGPGLTLALADGLFHTLCSRAAAHPEQTFLLVIDEINRGDLPRIFGELITLLELDKRNLPVALPISKRRFSVPPNVRIIGTMNTADRSISHLDAAVRRRFAFLPVGPDPDAVSGTVGPLDLAAFFESLNTRITSHLDADHQIGHAYLLRDGEPIATEEDLAAAFHHEVIPLLEDYCLGRADLLHRILGGLVDANTGRPVLMSSQDLADALATEFTSGAPGPDA, from the coding sequence ATGGAGTTCGGCACTCCGCACCTGGGCAGCATCAAGGGCGGCAGTGCCGCGAAGCACATCATGTATCACCACGTCTCCGGCGAGTGGCGGCTGGCTGCTCCCCTACGCGGTATGGATCCGCAGGACGCCTGGGCGGAACTGCGCGGACAGTTCGTCCGTGCCTTCGAGGCTGTAGGGGCGGGGGACTTCGAGGCCCTGGACGACCTCGAAGTTCTGCGATTCGGGCCAACGTTGGTGACGAAGTCACTCGCGACCTATTTCCCCCAGCACTTCCTGCCCATCTACGCGGCCGAGCATCTGCGCAGGTTCGTCACCCTGCTGGCCGGCGCGGCGGAGGCCGACGCACCTGCCTGGCGCAGAAATCGTCAGTTGCGGGAACTCGTGGGCGAGCGTGTCGAATTCGAAGGCTGGACGGGGCAGGAGGTGATGCGCTTCCTGTACACGCACTTCGATCCGCGTCCCCGGCAGCGCACCATCTGGAAGATCGCCCCCGGTGAGCGCGGCCGCTTGTGGGAGGAGTGCCGGGACGGCGGGTTCATCTGCGTCGGATGGGGCGAGCTCGGCGATCTCGGCCAGTACCAGAGCGACACCGAACTGAAGCAGGCGTTGGATGAGCACTGGCCGCGCAGCAGTGGGGGCAGTCTGACTCTCGCCCGCCGGCTGCTGGCCTTCCGGGACCTGGAGGCGGGAGACCGGGTCGTCGCCAACCGCGGGATGGACGAGATCCTGGCCACCGGCACGGTCGACGGGAACTACCGCTTCGAACCGGACCGTCCGGAATTTCCGCAAGTCGTCTCGGTGAATTGGGACGTCTCCCACGCACAGAAGCTGTCGAAGCCCCAGCACGGGTGGCGTTCCACATTCGCCAAGGTCGACCCGGCCCTCTTCGCCAAGTTCACCGCACACCACGCCGACTCCAGCCCGGACCTGGGCCAGGCTCAGGCGGGCGTGCCAGTCACGCTGCCCGAGGACGTGCAAGCCGTACTGGACGCGCTGGAGCGCAAAGGGCAGGTGATTCTGCACGGGCCGCCCGGTACGGGCAAGACACGGCTCGCGCTCGGCGCCGCCCTCGCCCTGGCGGGCCGCGCCGACATGCTCGGAGCCGACGCCCGTCAACGTGCCAAAGCCCAGGCCGAGATGCTGCACGGCGACCGTATCCACCTGGTCACCTTCCACCCCTCGTACGGATACGAGGACTTCGTAGAGGGCTTCAAGCCGGACCTGAGCGCCACGGGCCCCGGACTCACCCTCGCCCTGGCGGACGGTCTGTTCCACACTCTGTGCAGCCGGGCTGCCGCCCACCCCGAGCAGACGTTCCTTCTGGTCATCGACGAGATCAACCGCGGTGACCTGCCGCGGATCTTCGGTGAGTTGATAACGCTCCTCGAACTCGACAAGCGGAACCTGCCGGTCGCCCTGCCAATCAGCAAGCGGCGCTTCTCCGTGCCGCCGAACGTCCGGATCATCGGCACGATGAACACCGCGGACCGGAGCATCAGCCACCTGGACGCCGCGGTCCGACGCCGGTTCGCCTTCCTGCCCGTCGGCCCCGACCCGGACGCCGTCTCGGGAACCGTCGGCCCTCTCGACCTGGCCGCGTTCTTCGAGTCCCTCAACACCCGCATCACCAGCCATCTCGACGCCGACCATCAGATCGGGCACGCCTACCTGCTGCGCGACGGCGAGCCGATCGCTACCGAGGAGGATCTGGCCGCCGCCTTCCACCACGAGGTGATCCCGCTCCTGGAGGACTACTGTCTCGGCCGGGCTGACCTGCTGCACCGCATCCTCGGCGGCCTCGTCGACGCGAACACCGGACGCCCCGTCCTCATGTCCTCGCAGGATCTCGCCGACGCGCTGGCGACCGAGTTCACCAGCGGCGCACCGGGCCCCGATGCCTGA
- a CDS encoding radical SAM protein, whose translation MEYDPDANTFSGAPHTGLPQVMWHITDVCALTCPFCFSTKSGLGTPHKYLESIAERLKQIGVLKVDFGGGEPVSYDRFAEAVDLCERRSMYLTVTTSGVISPRSRCWLLENHERFTRVIVSIDGTSMVHDRLRGRIGAFDDAMGVMTDLLDLGAKVRVNTVLTSVLTQEVLTGLQRALEEKCLPEWCLIQPHPSNAKEYFDTYAVEDASFRTLVARVHEESDAETKVIERPRSAYVGYWTLHPGGRMRPQQTGAEDGKGFHLLEVSLEEAMLEISKVPVKVPTE comes from the coding sequence ATGGAATACGATCCTGACGCGAACACCTTCTCCGGGGCCCCTCACACAGGACTGCCACAGGTAATGTGGCACATAACGGATGTATGCGCCCTTACGTGCCCATTCTGTTTCTCGACCAAGTCCGGCCTCGGTACTCCGCACAAGTATCTTGAGTCGATCGCGGAGAGACTCAAGCAGATCGGCGTTCTAAAAGTAGATTTCGGCGGCGGCGAACCCGTTTCGTACGATCGATTCGCTGAGGCTGTCGACTTATGTGAGCGGCGTAGTATGTATCTGACCGTGACCACGAGCGGAGTGATCTCGCCGAGGTCCCGGTGCTGGCTTCTGGAAAACCACGAACGTTTCACGCGTGTGATCGTGTCCATAGATGGAACATCGATGGTACATGATCGTCTTCGAGGCCGAATCGGAGCCTTCGATGATGCGATGGGCGTTATGACCGACCTACTCGATCTTGGCGCAAAGGTTCGAGTGAACACGGTACTCACCTCGGTTCTCACGCAAGAAGTGTTGACGGGCCTCCAGCGCGCACTGGAAGAGAAATGTCTGCCGGAATGGTGTCTGATACAGCCCCACCCTTCGAACGCGAAAGAGTATTTCGACACCTACGCCGTTGAGGACGCAAGCTTCCGCACGCTCGTCGCCCGGGTGCACGAGGAGTCCGACGCAGAGACCAAGGTGATAGAACGTCCGCGGTCCGCCTACGTCGGCTACTGGACGCTGCACCCCGGGGGGCGGATGCGTCCTCAGCAGACCGGGGCCGAAGACGGCAAAGGCTTCCACCTCCTGGAAGTGAGCCTGGAGGAAGCAATGCTCGAAATCAGCAAGGTTCCCGTCAAAGTTCCCACCGAATGA